The proteins below are encoded in one region of Engystomops pustulosus chromosome 8, aEngPut4.maternal, whole genome shotgun sequence:
- the USP42 gene encoding ubiquitin carboxyl-terminal hydrolase 42 isoform X2 — protein sequence MIQPSFWAGREQDFCMMCVMQSHVVQALGNTGGVIKPTNVINDLRRIARHFRYGSQEDAHEFLRYTVEEMQKSCLKGCSNLDRHAQTTTFIHQIFGGSLRSRVKCLNCKSVSDTYDDYLDIPLEIKTSYSVNKALEQFVKAEQLDGDNAYSCSKCKQLVTATKRFTVHRISNVLTLSLKRFASFSGGKLSKEIKYPEYIDIRPYTSNPHGEPIMYSLYAVLVHTGLSCHTGHYFCYIKASNDQWYVMNDSIVSSTDIQTVLNQQAYLLFYIRSQNLQCGDGPYTHQSTSPNSPQPSSSHQVGGTQSDFIGPQLMKNAKNINGNRSPKTTVNGSGINGNILKRSLVPLPRPITMNIKKPKIVVNINKPLPAQEISASSVTSAHSSTVYPPYKLNRKALASASPIVSSTILVPYGAESEEESEEESKGAWKSRSSAGDLVNGSVVTNGHSTAEMPGNSVLKEETACKSNPAEQDAHESCSAQSPVKLNGFNEDDLHTVTMEDHGPTSSQSESESAQLEESLQNTENLNPTVDPGDPPEQAQRHQNGLAPSPVPTEHQRELSGNNFTSHNGHSGQKRPRSERSRSRHEKDARKNELYSWSRDRSKYDRYKPHHNDKYRHQNLFYRGIDNHRNHGRYRSRSREKNDHRYSFGSRRDRSRSRERSHYSKHQRWDHFHGSYKDDRDRVSYDSRDYHYRDSKHPRNDGYYHSRDRRDHGYSSKHSQYTSFSRHADPHHYHGRFNHQQYESSSKRKYEYCSDTAAEERERKITVKT from the exons ATGATACAGCCATCATTTTGGGCAG GTCGTGAACAAGActtctgtatgatgtgtgtgatgcAGTCTCATGTGGTCCAGGCCCTTGGTAACACCGGAGGAGTCATCAAACCAACTAATGTTATCAATGATCTTCGAC GTATTGCAAGACACTTTCGCTATGGAAGCCAGGAAGATGCTCATGAATTCCTTAGATATACAGTAGAGGAAATGCAAAAATCCTGCCTGAAAGGATGCTCTAA ccTGGATAGACATGCACAAACAACAACTTTTATTCATCAAATATTCGGTGGTAGCCTACGTTCTCGAG TGAAGTGTCTGAATTGCAAATCCGTTTCTGACACCTATGATGATTATCTTGATATCCCTCTAGAGATAAAG accTCTTATAGTGTGAATAAAGCCCTGGAACAGTTTGTGAAAGCGGAACAGCTTGATGGGGACAATGCATACAGCTGCAGCAA ATGTAAGCAGTTGGTCACTGCTACAAAAAGATTTACAGTGCACCGGATATCGAACGTGCTGACGTTGTCTTTGAAGAGGTTTGCAAGCTTCAGCGGCGGGAAACTTTCAAAG GAAATAAAGTACCCAGAATACATTGACATCCGTCCGTATACATCCAACCCCCATGGAGAACCAATCATGTATTCTTTATACGCTGTCCTTGTGCATACAGGCCTAAGTTGTCACACCGGGCACTATTTCTGCTATATTAAG GCCAGCAATGACCAATGGTACGTGATGAATGACTCTATTGTATCCAGTACAGATATCCAAACTGTGCTCAACCAGCAGGCATACCTCCTATTCTATATTCG ATCCCAAAATCTGCAGTGTGGGGACGGGCCTTACACTCATCAGTCCACCAGCCCCAACTCTCCTCAGCCCAGTAGCAGCCATCAAGTTGGGGGCACACAGTCTGATTTCATTGGACCCCAGCTTATGAAG AATGCAAAGAACATAAATGGAAATCGGTCACCAAAAACCACTGTAAATGGTTCTGGAATAAATGGCAACATTCTGAAGCGAAGCCTTGTCCCTCTCCCCAGGCCTATTACCATGAACATCAAAAAGCCAAAAATCGTGGTGAACATTAACAAACCGCTTCCTGCACAAGAAATCTCTGCTTCCTCTGTCacctctgcccactcctccacTGTTTATCCACCATATAAGTTGAACCGCAAAGCATTGGCTAGTGCCAGCCCTATAGTATCTTCCACCATCCTGGTTCCTTATGGGGCTGAATCCGAAGAGGAATCTGAAGAGGAGAGTAAAGGTGCATGGAAAAGCAGATCTAGTGCTGGAGACCTGGTGAATGGATCTGTTGTCACTAATGGACATTCAACTGCTGAGATGCCTGGTAACTCTGTCCTAAAAGAGGAGACTGCATGTAAATCTAATCCAGCTGAGCAGGATGCCCATGAGTCCTGCAGTGCTCAGAGTCCGGTTAAACTAAATGGCTTTAATGAA GAtgacctccatactgtgaccatgGAAGATCATGGTCCCACATCTTCTCAGTCTGAGAGTGAAAGTGCACAACTGGAAGAGAG cTTGCAGAATACAGAGAACCTAAACCCAACAGTTGATCCCGGAGATCCTCCAGAACAAGCTCAGAGGCATCAGAATGGACTGGCACCGTCCCCTGTACCTACAGAGCACCAAAGGGAATTGAGTGGAAACAATTTCACCTCCCACAATGGACACAGCGGACAGAAACGGCCTCGCAGTGAGAGGTCTCGGTCAAGGCACGAAAAAGACGCCCGCAAGAATGAACTGTATTCTTGGAGCAGAGACCGCTCCAAGTACGATCGTTATAAACCCCATCACAATGACAAATACAGACACCAGAATCTCTTCTACCGAGGAATTGACAATCACCGCAACCATGGGAGATATCGGTCAAGGAGCAGGGAGAAAAATGACCATCGTTACAGCTTCGGGTCACGAAGGGATCGCTCTCGTAGCCGTGAGAGGAGCCACTATAGTAAGCATCAACGATGGGATCACTTTCATGGCTCTTACAAAGACGATCGGGACAGAGTCTCATATGACAGCCGAGACTATCACTACAGGGATTCCAAACATCCTAGAAATGATGGGTACTATCACTCTAGAGACAGGCGTGATCATGGCTACAGCAGCAAGCACTCTCAATACACTTCATTCTCAAGGCacgctgaccctcaccattaccaTGGAAGGTTTAACCATCAACAGTATGAAAGCAGCAGTAAACGGAAATATGAGTACTGTAGTGACACAGCGGCAGAGGAAAGGGAACGAAAAAT AACTGTGAAGACGTAG
- the LOC140075038 gene encoding uromodulin-like, with the protein MHQVFLFLTLVSIASAFGDSTIGPSYVTSPNPLCSYPTTSSSLTYLVDTTGSMGNYLSQLKLVNSWILDRVTARFPCGVRQYTMVEYNDPDVGPVRYTQSKQNFGNYFNTLSASGGGDCPELTMKGLELALINSPPKSYILVFTDASAADYGNTTLVNNVRSLINTTKSQVIFLVTGYCNTTNTPDFSIYRDIAALSFGHVYLFSISDINKVFNYLDYTLSMPSNSSTQLFSGEFTALTHNESFSITKNFSSMMITTSGLVYSVQVSGPNLVSMDKLVLEVWGFVLLIKRPTRGNWALNVTAGGIHSVRVEGLTAFNTTSSCSKCHVNATCEDYYGSLQCLCKSGFIGDGIDCTDIDECAYSWTNNCSVGVCSNNIGSYTCKCPSGFYSPTPYSCVDINECLNSSLSRCHPLATCLNTNGNYSCSCPYGYFGDGFNCEVNDCSRGVCAAGKECVKTSGSYLCLDPCSSYIALNESWRSSLNYVPSSYAIYSDYKCDNYLNGWYRFIGSGGVRMPESCISSFYCGTHAPMWLNGVHPTTSDGIVNRTACATWSGSCCLWSSNIQIKACPGGYHVYKIYGTPACTLAYCTDPNTNNATCEADEEWKLGSQGYGCYCKSQYTVSSLADMRPELTCGTNEMKASFHKCQAKALNFDLNSFKSNACFQFQDDRFTNTFSILSRLEAGNCGLQSYQNSTHVTYVSKLFITSEASGIITRNESLTVSMSCSYPLDMQITLSQALMAIVKSVVVSVGGTGQFTVSMALFTDSSYKYPYTGSQVLLSVKDTLYIGAYIQGGDNSTFVVLMKNCYATPSSDPNDPVKHYIIKDSCPNKQDSSISVPQNGVSREGRLQVQMFKFVGDAYDSVYLHCALGLCNTVTGSCVPTCSGGRSAGVDVETRDVTLGPIVRTAVSSHVPISASASSIIYIPALLLMVFSMFL; encoded by the exons GTCCTTCCTATGTAACCAGTCCCAACCCTCTGTGCAGCTACCCGACAA cctcctcctccctgacctacCTGGTGGACACCACAGGTTCCATGGGTAACTACCTTTCCCAATTAAAGTTGGTGAATAGTTGGATACTTGATCGCGTTACAGCCAGATTCCCTTGTGGTGTCCGGCAATATACTATGGTGGAGTATAATGATCCAG ATGTTGGACCGGTTAGATACACACAGTCAAAACAAAATTTTGGTAACTATTTTAACACTCTATCAGCCAGCGGAGGTGGAGATTGTCCGGAGTTAACAATGAAAGGTCTTGAACTGGCCTTGATAAATTCTCCACCGAAGTCCTATATCTTGGTATTTACTGATGCATCGGCTGCGGATTATGGGAATACAACCTTGGTCAATAATGTCCGATCTCTCATAAATACTACAAAGTCACAG GTCATCTTTCTGGTCACTGGATATTGCAATACGACAAACACTCCGGATTTTTCTATTTATCGGGATATTGCTGCTCTGAGCTTTGGCCATGtctatctattttctatttcAGATATAAATAAG GTGTTTAATTATTTGGATTACACCCTTTCGATGCCATCCAACAGCTCAACCCAACTATTCTCTGGAGAATTCACAGCCCTGACCCATAATGAAAGCTTCTCCATCACAAAGAACTTCTCCTCCATGATGATCACCACCAGTGGGCTTGTTTATAGTGTGCAAGTATCAGGACCAAATT TGGTCTCTATGGACAAGCTGGTACTAGAGGTCTGGGGCTTTGTGCTTTTGATTAAAAGACCCACTAGAGGAAATTGGGCCTTAAATGTCACCGCTGGAGGTATCCACTCTGTCAGAGTGGAAGGATTAACAG cTTTCAACACAACCT CCAGCTGCTCCAAGTGTCACGTCAATGCTACCTGTGAAGACTATTACGGATCTTTGCAGTGTTTGTGTAAATCTGGCTTCATTGGAGATGGTATCGATTGTACAGATATTGATGAATGTGCCTATTCCTGGACCAATAACTGCTCTGTTGGAGTATGCAGTAATAACATAGGTTCCTACACCTGTAAATGTCCAAGTGGCTTCTACAGCCCTACTCCATACTCATGTGTAGACATCAATGAGTGCTTGAACTCCAGCCTTAGCCGATGCCACCCATTAGCCACTTGTTTAAACACCAATGGGAACTATTCCTGTTCCTGTCCCTATGGATATTTTGGTGATGGGTTCAATTGTGAAGTAAATGACTGTTCACGAGGAGTGTGTGCCGCGGGAAAGGAGTGTGTGAAGACCTCTGGCTCCTATCTCTGTTTGGACCCATGCTCCAGCTACATTGCTCTCAACGAATCCTGGAGAAGCAGCCTTAATTATGTCCCCTCCAGTTATGCCATTTATAGTGACTACAAATGTGACAATTACTTAAATGGTTGGTATCGCTTCATTGGCAGTGGAGGTGTTCGTATGCCAGAGAGTTGCATTTCCTCTTTCTACTGTGGTACACACGCCCCAATGTGGCTGAATGGTGTCCACCCAACAACTAGTGACGGCATTGTAAACCGCACCGCCTGTGCCACCTGGAGTGGGAGCTGCTGTCTGTGGTCATCAAATATCCAGATTAAAGCTTGTCCAGGTGGATACCATGTCTATAAAATCTATGGCACACCAGCTTGTACCTTGGCCTATTGTACCG ACCCAAACACAAATAATGCGACTTGTGAAGCTGACGAAGAGTGGAAACTGGGCAGCCAAGGCTATGGATGTTATTGCAAGAGTCAATATACAGTGTCCT CCTTGGCAGACATGCGTCCAGAGCTGACCTGCGGAACCAATGAGATGAAGGCTTCATTCCACAAATGTCAAGCCAAAGCTCTCAACTTTGATCTAAACAGTTTCAAGAGCAACGCCTGCTTCCAATTCCAGGATGACCGATTCACAAACACATTCTCCATCCTGTCCCGTCTTGAAGCTGGTAACTGTGGTCTCCAGTCATAT CAAAATTCAACTCACGTCACATATGTCAGCAAACTTTTCATTACAAGTGAAGCATCTGGAATTATCACGAGAAACGAATCTCTGACCGTGAGCATGTCATGTTCGTACCCCCTGGACATGCAGATCACCTTAAGCCAAGCGCTGATGGCCATCGTCAA GTCTGTAGTTGTCAGTGTTGGAGGAACTGGACAGTTCACGGTGTCCATGGCTCTTTTTACTGACAGTAGCTATAAGTATCCGTATACTGGATCACAAGTTTTACTGTCAGTCAAGGATACTCTGTACATTGGCGCCTACATCCAGGGTGGAGACAACTCCACATTTGTCGTATTGATGAAGAACTGCTACGCCACTCCATCCTCAGACCCAAATGATCCTGTGAAACATTACATTATCAAGGACAG CTGTCCCAATAAACAAGACTCGTCCATCTCGGTGCCTCAGAATGGAGTGTCCAGGGAAGGACGTCTGCAGGTGCAGATGTTTAAGTTTGTGGGCGACGCTTATGACTCCGTCTACCTCCATTGTGCTCTGGGTCTCTGCAATACCGTGACTGGAAGCTGTGTGCCG ACATGTTCTGGAGGCCGCAGTGCTGGAGTGGATGTGGAGACCCGGGATGTAACACTTGGACCCATAGTCCGTACAG CTGTATCGTCTCATGTCCCGATAA GTGCTtcggcctcctccattatttacatccCGGCCCTGCTGCTGATGGTGTTCTCCATGTTCCTATAG
- the USP42 gene encoding ubiquitin carboxyl-terminal hydrolase 42 isoform X1 translates to MTIIDKESSVNAECLNQLYMPMAPSTGDKSPAKVSLGPVPGAAVYSSACVPEKPVPSEQTDPLLAVPGDGINTPQKTLFPAEKLCLKWQRIQKVGAGLQNLGNTCFVNSVLQCLTYTAPLANYMLTREHSKTCREQDFCMMCVMQSHVVQALGNTGGVIKPTNVINDLRRIARHFRYGSQEDAHEFLRYTVEEMQKSCLKGCSNLDRHAQTTTFIHQIFGGSLRSRVKCLNCKSVSDTYDDYLDIPLEIKTSYSVNKALEQFVKAEQLDGDNAYSCSKCKQLVTATKRFTVHRISNVLTLSLKRFASFSGGKLSKEIKYPEYIDIRPYTSNPHGEPIMYSLYAVLVHTGLSCHTGHYFCYIKASNDQWYVMNDSIVSSTDIQTVLNQQAYLLFYIRSQNLQCGDGPYTHQSTSPNSPQPSSSHQVGGTQSDFIGPQLMKNAKNINGNRSPKTTVNGSGINGNILKRSLVPLPRPITMNIKKPKIVVNINKPLPAQEISASSVTSAHSSTVYPPYKLNRKALASASPIVSSTILVPYGAESEEESEEESKGAWKSRSSAGDLVNGSVVTNGHSTAEMPGNSVLKEETACKSNPAEQDAHESCSAQSPVKLNGFNEDDLHTVTMEDHGPTSSQSESESAQLEESLQNTENLNPTVDPGDPPEQAQRHQNGLAPSPVPTEHQRELSGNNFTSHNGHSGQKRPRSERSRSRHEKDARKNELYSWSRDRSKYDRYKPHHNDKYRHQNLFYRGIDNHRNHGRYRSRSREKNDHRYSFGSRRDRSRSRERSHYSKHQRWDHFHGSYKDDRDRVSYDSRDYHYRDSKHPRNDGYYHSRDRRDHGYSSKHSQYTSFSRHADPHHYHGRFNHQQYESSSKRKYEYCSDTAAEERERKITVKT, encoded by the exons ATGACCATAATAGATAAAGAATCTTCAGTAAATGCAGAATGCCTGAACCAGCTGTACATGCCAATGGCACCATCTACCGGAGACAAATCCCCAGCTAAAGTCTCTCTTGGACCAGTACCTGGTGCTGCCGTCTATTCCAGTGCATGTGTTCCTGAAAAGCCTGTGCCTTCAGAGCAGACTGATCCAT TACTGGCTGTCCCTGGAGATGGCATAAATACACCACAAAAGACCCTTTTCCCAGCAGAAAAACTGTGTCTGAAATGGCAGCGGATACAAAAGGTTGGCGCTGGTCTGCAGAACCTTGGCAATACTTGCTTTGTGAACTCTGTGCTGCAGTGCCTAACATACACGGCACCTCTTGCGAACTACATGCTCACTCGAGAGCACTCCAAGACCT GTCGTGAACAAGActtctgtatgatgtgtgtgatgcAGTCTCATGTGGTCCAGGCCCTTGGTAACACCGGAGGAGTCATCAAACCAACTAATGTTATCAATGATCTTCGAC GTATTGCAAGACACTTTCGCTATGGAAGCCAGGAAGATGCTCATGAATTCCTTAGATATACAGTAGAGGAAATGCAAAAATCCTGCCTGAAAGGATGCTCTAA ccTGGATAGACATGCACAAACAACAACTTTTATTCATCAAATATTCGGTGGTAGCCTACGTTCTCGAG TGAAGTGTCTGAATTGCAAATCCGTTTCTGACACCTATGATGATTATCTTGATATCCCTCTAGAGATAAAG accTCTTATAGTGTGAATAAAGCCCTGGAACAGTTTGTGAAAGCGGAACAGCTTGATGGGGACAATGCATACAGCTGCAGCAA ATGTAAGCAGTTGGTCACTGCTACAAAAAGATTTACAGTGCACCGGATATCGAACGTGCTGACGTTGTCTTTGAAGAGGTTTGCAAGCTTCAGCGGCGGGAAACTTTCAAAG GAAATAAAGTACCCAGAATACATTGACATCCGTCCGTATACATCCAACCCCCATGGAGAACCAATCATGTATTCTTTATACGCTGTCCTTGTGCATACAGGCCTAAGTTGTCACACCGGGCACTATTTCTGCTATATTAAG GCCAGCAATGACCAATGGTACGTGATGAATGACTCTATTGTATCCAGTACAGATATCCAAACTGTGCTCAACCAGCAGGCATACCTCCTATTCTATATTCG ATCCCAAAATCTGCAGTGTGGGGACGGGCCTTACACTCATCAGTCCACCAGCCCCAACTCTCCTCAGCCCAGTAGCAGCCATCAAGTTGGGGGCACACAGTCTGATTTCATTGGACCCCAGCTTATGAAG AATGCAAAGAACATAAATGGAAATCGGTCACCAAAAACCACTGTAAATGGTTCTGGAATAAATGGCAACATTCTGAAGCGAAGCCTTGTCCCTCTCCCCAGGCCTATTACCATGAACATCAAAAAGCCAAAAATCGTGGTGAACATTAACAAACCGCTTCCTGCACAAGAAATCTCTGCTTCCTCTGTCacctctgcccactcctccacTGTTTATCCACCATATAAGTTGAACCGCAAAGCATTGGCTAGTGCCAGCCCTATAGTATCTTCCACCATCCTGGTTCCTTATGGGGCTGAATCCGAAGAGGAATCTGAAGAGGAGAGTAAAGGTGCATGGAAAAGCAGATCTAGTGCTGGAGACCTGGTGAATGGATCTGTTGTCACTAATGGACATTCAACTGCTGAGATGCCTGGTAACTCTGTCCTAAAAGAGGAGACTGCATGTAAATCTAATCCAGCTGAGCAGGATGCCCATGAGTCCTGCAGTGCTCAGAGTCCGGTTAAACTAAATGGCTTTAATGAA GAtgacctccatactgtgaccatgGAAGATCATGGTCCCACATCTTCTCAGTCTGAGAGTGAAAGTGCACAACTGGAAGAGAG cTTGCAGAATACAGAGAACCTAAACCCAACAGTTGATCCCGGAGATCCTCCAGAACAAGCTCAGAGGCATCAGAATGGACTGGCACCGTCCCCTGTACCTACAGAGCACCAAAGGGAATTGAGTGGAAACAATTTCACCTCCCACAATGGACACAGCGGACAGAAACGGCCTCGCAGTGAGAGGTCTCGGTCAAGGCACGAAAAAGACGCCCGCAAGAATGAACTGTATTCTTGGAGCAGAGACCGCTCCAAGTACGATCGTTATAAACCCCATCACAATGACAAATACAGACACCAGAATCTCTTCTACCGAGGAATTGACAATCACCGCAACCATGGGAGATATCGGTCAAGGAGCAGGGAGAAAAATGACCATCGTTACAGCTTCGGGTCACGAAGGGATCGCTCTCGTAGCCGTGAGAGGAGCCACTATAGTAAGCATCAACGATGGGATCACTTTCATGGCTCTTACAAAGACGATCGGGACAGAGTCTCATATGACAGCCGAGACTATCACTACAGGGATTCCAAACATCCTAGAAATGATGGGTACTATCACTCTAGAGACAGGCGTGATCATGGCTACAGCAGCAAGCACTCTCAATACACTTCATTCTCAAGGCacgctgaccctcaccattaccaTGGAAGGTTTAACCATCAACAGTATGAAAGCAGCAGTAAACGGAAATATGAGTACTGTAGTGACACAGCGGCAGAGGAAAGGGAACGAAAAAT AACTGTGAAGACGTAG